From one Paenibacillus sp. FSL K6-1330 genomic stretch:
- the purB gene encoding adenylosuccinate lyase, translated as MIERYSRPEMRAIWTEENKFRAWLEVELCACEAWADLGVIPKEDTVKLRQNATFNMDRIYEIEQETRHDVIAFTRAVSESLGEERKWVHYGLTSTDVVDTAMGYLLKQANDILEQDILRFIGILKEKALAYKHTPMMGRTHGVHAEPTTFGLKMALWHEEMIRNLERFRHAADGVQYGKISGAVGTYANIDPSVEEFVCRKLGTKPAPISTQTLQRDRHAEYMATLALIGTSLEKFATEVRALQKSEVREVEEAFAKGQKGSSAMPHKRNPIGSENISGLARVIRGHMVSAYENVSLWHERDISHSSVERIILPDATMLLNYMLNRFGNIVKNLTVFPENMKRNMARTYGVPFSGRIMTKLIDKGFSREQAYDTVQPRAMQAWEEQRQFREIVESTPEITGVLSAEEIEDAFNPSWHLKHVDTIFAKLGLE; from the coding sequence ATGATTGAACGTTATAGCAGACCGGAAATGCGGGCGATTTGGACCGAGGAGAACAAATTCAGAGCATGGCTGGAAGTGGAATTGTGCGCATGCGAGGCATGGGCCGATCTAGGTGTCATTCCGAAGGAAGATACCGTTAAGCTTCGCCAGAATGCGACCTTTAATATGGACCGGATTTATGAAATCGAGCAGGAAACCCGCCATGATGTCATCGCTTTTACACGCGCGGTATCGGAAAGTCTTGGCGAGGAGCGCAAATGGGTCCACTACGGATTGACTTCGACGGATGTCGTTGATACCGCGATGGGATATCTGCTCAAACAAGCCAACGATATTTTGGAGCAGGACATCCTGCGTTTTATCGGTATTTTGAAAGAGAAGGCACTGGCCTACAAGCATACCCCGATGATGGGCAGAACGCATGGCGTGCACGCAGAGCCGACAACCTTCGGTTTGAAAATGGCGCTGTGGCATGAGGAGATGATCCGCAACCTGGAGCGTTTCCGTCATGCGGCTGACGGCGTGCAGTACGGTAAAATTTCCGGCGCAGTTGGAACGTATGCCAACATCGATCCTTCGGTTGAAGAATTCGTCTGCCGCAAGCTCGGTACGAAGCCGGCGCCGATCTCGACCCAGACGCTGCAGCGTGACCGTCATGCGGAATACATGGCAACACTTGCGCTGATCGGTACTTCGCTTGAGAAGTTCGCTACTGAAGTACGCGCGCTCCAGAAGAGTGAGGTTCGCGAGGTCGAAGAGGCATTCGCCAAAGGACAAAAAGGCTCCTCCGCGATGCCGCATAAACGGAATCCGATCGGTTCCGAGAACATCTCGGGTCTGGCGCGCGTCATTCGCGGCCACATGGTTTCCGCTTACGAGAACGTGTCGCTCTGGCATGAGCGGGATATTTCCCACTCCTCGGTAGAGCGTATCATCCTGCCGGACGCTACGATGCTGCTGAACTACATGCTGAACCGCTTCGGCAACATCGTGAAGAACCTGACAGTCTTCCCGGAGAACATGAAGCGCAACATGGCTCGCACATACGGCGTTCCTTTCTCCGGCCGGATCATGACGAAGCTGATCGACAAGGGCTTCAGCCGCGAGCAAGCTTACGACACCGTTCAACCTCGAGCCATGCAGGCATGGGAAGAGCAGCGTCAATTCCGCGAGATCGTGGAATCCACGCCTGAGATCACCGGTGTGCTCAGCGCCGAAGAGATCGAAGATGCCTTCAATCCAAGCTGGCATCTGAAGCATGTGGATACCATTTTTGCCAAGCTGGGGTTGGAGTAG
- a CDS encoding phosphoribosylaminoimidazolesuccinocarboxamide synthase, whose protein sequence is MTLPALSTATHLVNVPLLYKGKVRELYDLGEHVLIVVTDRISAFDYVLEPPVPAKGTVLNKLSAFWFEQTEQLIRNHVVHTDVNLLGDAVKDKDLLDGRIMVCRRAERIDIECVVRGYITGGGWRQYQSSGEVNGIKLPEGLRKNEAFPEPIFTPAAKNDVGHDEDIPLSRMKELVGEELALQLQDKSLMLYKFARDYCRKHGIILADCKFEFGLIDGEIILIDEIFTPDSSRFWDEKNYALDIEIDSMDKEPVRTYLASSDWDKNSEPDPLPQAVVEETTRRYTDIYSRITGASL, encoded by the coding sequence ATGACATTACCGGCATTATCGACCGCCACTCATCTGGTCAACGTACCGCTGCTGTATAAGGGCAAGGTTCGTGAATTGTACGACCTGGGCGAGCATGTACTCATTGTAGTAACCGACCGTATTTCCGCTTTTGACTATGTGCTGGAGCCTCCTGTACCGGCCAAAGGAACCGTGCTGAACAAACTGAGCGCCTTCTGGTTCGAACAAACGGAGCAGCTTATCCGCAATCATGTCGTGCATACCGACGTGAACCTGCTGGGCGATGCCGTCAAGGACAAGGATCTGCTGGATGGACGCATCATGGTGTGCCGGAGGGCCGAGCGCATCGATATCGAATGCGTGGTGCGCGGATACATCACCGGCGGAGGCTGGAGGCAGTATCAATCCTCGGGAGAGGTCAACGGCATTAAGCTGCCGGAGGGCCTGCGTAAGAATGAGGCTTTTCCGGAACCGATCTTCACGCCTGCTGCCAAGAACGATGTCGGTCATGACGAGGACATCCCGCTATCCCGCATGAAGGAGCTTGTCGGCGAAGAGCTGGCATTGCAGCTGCAGGACAAAAGCCTGATGCTGTACAAGTTTGCCCGCGATTACTGCCGCAAGCACGGCATTATTTTGGCCGATTGCAAGTTTGAGTTCGGATTGATCGACGGAGAGATCATTCTGATCGATGAGATCTTCACGCCGGATTCCTCCCGTTTCTGGGATGAGAAGAATTATGCGCTCGACATTGAGATTGACAGTATGGATAAGGAGCCTGTACGCACGTATCTCGCTTCGTCCGATTGGGATAAGAACAGTGAGCCGGATCCCCTGCCGCAGGCCGTGGTGGAGGAGACGACGCGCCGCTACACCGACATTTACAGCCGAATCACGGGCGCAAGTCTGTAA
- the purS gene encoding phosphoribosylformylglycinamidine synthase subunit PurS, with amino-acid sequence MLKAKVYVTIKQSVLDPQGVAVQGALHSIGYKEVESLRIGKYMELELGTDNREEAEQRVKEMCEKLLANTVVENYRYELEG; translated from the coding sequence ATGTTGAAAGCAAAGGTCTACGTCACGATTAAGCAGAGCGTATTGGACCCTCAAGGGGTAGCGGTGCAAGGTGCACTTCATTCGATTGGGTACAAGGAAGTGGAGAGTCTGCGGATCGGTAAATATATGGAACTTGAGCTGGGTACGGACAACCGTGAGGAAGCCGAACAGCGAGTGAAAGAAATGTGTGAAAAGCTTCTGGCTAATACGGTGGTTGAGAACTACCGTTATGAATTGGAGGGCTAA
- the purQ gene encoding phosphoribosylformylglycinamidine synthase subunit PurQ, with protein MRFAVLVFPGSNCDIDCYKAVEEAISQPVDYVWHTATDLSPYDCILVPGGFSYGDYLRCGAISRFAPVMSEVAKAAEEGKYILGICNGFQILTEAGLLPGALRRNDSMKFRCHDTVLKVNNNTTPFTRDYAEGQEIVIPIAHGEGNYYCDEETLQKLRDNRQIVFTYQNNPNGSIEDIAGICNERGNVIGMMPHPERAVSSLLGSDDGKAMFTSILQAWRDTHGAANVR; from the coding sequence ATGAGATTTGCAGTGCTGGTCTTTCCTGGCTCCAATTGTGATATTGACTGTTATAAGGCGGTAGAGGAGGCAATCTCGCAGCCGGTGGATTATGTGTGGCATACGGCTACGGACCTTTCCCCATACGATTGCATTTTGGTACCCGGCGGATTCTCCTATGGAGATTATCTGCGGTGTGGTGCGATTTCCCGATTCGCCCCGGTTATGAGCGAAGTGGCGAAGGCGGCAGAAGAGGGCAAGTATATTCTTGGCATCTGCAACGGATTTCAGATTTTGACGGAAGCCGGACTCCTTCCGGGAGCACTGCGCCGTAATGATTCAATGAAATTCCGCTGCCATGACACGGTGCTCAAAGTGAACAATAATACAACGCCGTTTACGCGCGATTACGCGGAGGGGCAAGAGATTGTCATTCCCATTGCGCATGGCGAGGGCAACTATTACTGTGATGAAGAAACACTTCAAAAGCTCCGGGACAACCGGCAAATCGTATTTACGTATCAAAACAATCCGAACGGCTCGATCGAGGATATCGCAGGCATCTGCAACGAGCGCGGCAATGTGATCGGCATGATGCCGCATCCGGAGCGCGCGGTCAGCAGCTTGCTCGGCTCGGATGACGGTAAAGCAATGTTTACATCCATATTACAGGCATGGAGGGATACTCATGGCGCAGCAAACGTCCGTTAA
- the purL gene encoding phosphoribosylformylglycinamidine synthase subunit PurL: MAQQTSVKEPTAEQIAEHQIYKQMGVSDSEYELICSFMGRKPNYTEIGVFSVMWSEHCAYKNSKPLLRRFPTSGPRVLMGPGEGAGIVDIGDNQAVVFKIESHNHPSAVEPYQGAATGVGGIIRDIFSMGARPVAILNSLRFGKLESDRVKYLFEHVVSGIAGYGNCIGIPTVGGEVVFDESYEGNPLVNAMCVGVIDHDKIQRGVAKGVGNPVFYVGPPTGRDGIHGATFASVELTEESEANRTAVQVGDPFMEKLVMESCLELIDSGIVLGIQDMGAAGLTCSSAEMASKAGNGLELYLDQVPQREEGMTPYEMMLSESQERMLFVVEPKHEAQAREIFERWGVICAKVGKVTDDGRLKLIHHGEVVGDMPVKALVDECPIYNKPSQEPAYYKEQAAVDTLRYEEVKDLGGALKKVLGSPSLASKAWVYNQYDYMVRTSTAVRPGSDAAVVTVHGTRKALAMTTDCNGRYVYLDPELGGRIAVSEAARNIVCSGAEPLAITDNLNFGSPEKPEIFWQMEKAVDGMAEACRELETPVIGGNVSLYNENAKGAIYPTPVVGMVGLIHDTDHITTQGFKAEGDAIYVLGDTRAELGGSEFQAIIHGVSEGRPPELNLDTEKKLLGGVLKAIQSGLVQSAHDVSEGGLAAALAESCISGNVGASVQWSTDLRNDVALFSESQSRIVLSVSPDHKNALEKLLQEAGVPFTALGVVGGNKLSININGASALEESVEALKSVWEDAIPCLMN, from the coding sequence ATGGCGCAGCAAACGTCCGTTAAGGAACCGACAGCAGAACAGATCGCAGAGCATCAGATTTACAAGCAAATGGGAGTTTCGGACAGCGAGTATGAGCTGATCTGTTCCTTCATGGGACGCAAGCCGAATTACACGGAAATCGGCGTATTCAGTGTTATGTGGTCCGAGCATTGTGCCTACAAAAATTCCAAGCCGCTGCTTCGTCGTTTCCCGACAAGCGGCCCGCGCGTCCTGATGGGACCGGGCGAGGGCGCTGGGATCGTCGATATCGGCGACAACCAGGCGGTTGTATTCAAAATCGAAAGTCATAACCATCCGTCCGCTGTAGAGCCTTATCAAGGTGCAGCCACGGGCGTTGGCGGCATTATCCGCGATATTTTCTCCATGGGGGCAAGACCGGTAGCGATTCTCAACTCGCTTCGGTTCGGCAAGCTGGAGAGCGATCGCGTTAAATATTTGTTTGAACACGTGGTATCCGGTATTGCCGGTTACGGCAACTGCATCGGGATCCCGACGGTAGGCGGCGAGGTTGTATTCGACGAAAGTTATGAAGGCAATCCGCTGGTCAATGCGATGTGCGTCGGCGTTATCGACCATGATAAGATTCAGCGCGGCGTTGCAAAAGGGGTAGGCAATCCGGTCTTCTATGTCGGCCCTCCAACTGGCCGCGATGGCATCCACGGGGCGACCTTCGCTTCCGTAGAGCTGACGGAGGAATCCGAAGCGAACCGTACGGCCGTTCAGGTTGGCGATCCCTTCATGGAGAAACTCGTGATGGAATCCTGCCTTGAGCTGATTGATTCCGGCATCGTGCTGGGCATTCAGGATATGGGCGCGGCTGGGTTGACTTGCTCCAGTGCGGAAATGGCAAGTAAAGCAGGCAACGGTCTTGAGTTGTACCTGGACCAAGTGCCTCAGCGCGAAGAGGGCATGACGCCTTATGAAATGATGCTATCGGAATCCCAGGAACGGATGCTGTTCGTGGTTGAGCCGAAGCATGAAGCGCAAGCGCGCGAAATCTTCGAACGCTGGGGCGTTATCTGCGCTAAAGTCGGCAAAGTGACGGACGATGGCCGCCTGAAGCTGATCCACCACGGTGAGGTGGTAGGCGACATGCCGGTTAAAGCGCTCGTAGACGAATGCCCGATCTATAACAAACCATCCCAGGAACCGGCTTATTACAAAGAGCAGGCTGCGGTGGATACGCTTCGTTATGAAGAAGTGAAGGATTTGGGCGGTGCCCTTAAGAAGGTGCTCGGTTCGCCAAGCCTTGCAAGCAAAGCATGGGTATACAACCAATACGATTATATGGTTCGCACCAGCACGGCCGTTCGTCCGGGTTCGGATGCTGCTGTCGTAACGGTGCATGGAACGCGCAAAGCCCTGGCGATGACAACGGACTGTAACGGACGTTACGTCTACCTCGACCCTGAGCTTGGCGGCAGAATCGCCGTTAGCGAAGCAGCGCGCAATATCGTGTGCTCCGGTGCCGAGCCGCTGGCGATTACGGATAACCTGAACTTCGGAAGCCCGGAGAAACCAGAAATTTTCTGGCAGATGGAAAAAGCCGTGGACGGCATGGCGGAAGCTTGTCGTGAGCTTGAAACGCCGGTCATCGGCGGTAATGTCAGCCTCTACAACGAGAATGCCAAAGGCGCGATTTATCCGACGCCGGTTGTCGGCATGGTCGGCCTGATCCATGATACGGATCATATTACAACACAAGGCTTCAAGGCGGAAGGCGATGCCATCTATGTGCTGGGTGATACCCGTGCGGAACTTGGCGGCAGCGAGTTCCAAGCGATCATTCACGGGGTGTCGGAAGGCAGACCGCCTGAACTGAACCTGGATACTGAGAAGAAATTGCTCGGCGGCGTACTGAAGGCCATCCAATCCGGTCTGGTACAATCCGCGCATGATGTGTCGGAGGGGGGACTTGCAGCCGCGCTGGCGGAGAGCTGTATCAGCGGCAACGTTGGGGCGAGCGTACAATGGTCAACCGATCTGCGTAACGACGTAGCGCTCTTTAGCGAGAGCCAATCCCGGATCGTGTTGTCGGTGTCCCCAGATCATAAGAATGCGCTGGAGAAGCTCCTGCAAGAAGCGGGTGTTCCATTTACCGCGCTTGGCGTAGTCGGCGGGAATAAGCTTAGCATTAACATTAACGGTGCTTCTGCGCTGGAAGAATCCGTGGAGGCTTTGAAATCCGTCTGGGAGGATGCCATTCCATGTCTCATGAACTGA
- the purF gene encoding amidophosphoribosyltransferase, whose amino-acid sequence MSHELIPEGLWTGDYYNEGTGQSDIFDTLKEECGVFGVFGHPDAASLSYYGLHALQHRGEESAGICVADGENFNYHRGMGLVKEVFDKDKLESLKGSMSIGHVRYSTSGDSGLTNAQPLVFKYREGNLAIATNGNIVNEPKLRRELEMEGSIFQTTSDTEVIAHLIARSPKDFVEAAKDALRRLVGGFAFLLMTNDKLLVASDPNGLRPLTMGRLGDAYILTSETCALEVIGAEAIRDVAPGELLILDRNGLREERYTEAGRKALCAMEYIYFSRPDSDLNGSNLHSARKRMGSKMALESFVDADVVTGVPDSSISAAIGYAEQTGIPYELGLIKNKYTGRTFIQPSQELREQGVKMKLSAVRRVVEGKRVVMIDDSIVRGTTSRRIVNLLREAGATEVHVRITSPPFKNPCFYGIDTPDRRELIASEKSIEEICREINADSLSFLSPEGLISAIGGYDEHSHKGGLCMACFDNDYPTQIDFNGEEKMGCSC is encoded by the coding sequence ATGTCTCATGAACTGATACCCGAAGGACTGTGGACAGGGGATTACTACAATGAGGGAACAGGTCAGAGCGATATTTTCGATACATTAAAAGAAGAGTGCGGCGTATTCGGGGTGTTTGGGCATCCCGATGCCGCCTCCCTTTCCTATTACGGGCTTCACGCCCTCCAGCACCGCGGCGAGGAAAGCGCAGGAATCTGCGTGGCCGATGGCGAGAACTTCAATTATCATCGCGGTATGGGACTGGTAAAAGAAGTGTTTGATAAAGACAAGCTGGAATCGCTGAAGGGCAGCATGTCGATCGGGCATGTTCGTTATTCAACCAGCGGGGACAGCGGGCTGACGAATGCGCAGCCGCTCGTCTTTAAATACCGCGAAGGCAATCTGGCAATCGCAACGAACGGCAACATCGTCAATGAGCCGAAGCTTCGGCGCGAGCTGGAGATGGAGGGTTCCATATTCCAGACGACCAGCGATACGGAGGTCATTGCGCATCTGATTGCACGGTCGCCGAAGGACTTTGTCGAGGCTGCCAAGGATGCCTTGCGGCGTCTGGTGGGCGGGTTTGCCTTTCTGCTCATGACCAATGACAAGCTGCTCGTCGCCTCGGACCCGAACGGACTCCGTCCGCTGACGATGGGCCGTCTGGGCGATGCGTACATCTTAACCTCCGAGACCTGTGCACTTGAAGTCATCGGGGCGGAAGCGATCCGCGATGTCGCTCCCGGGGAGCTGCTGATTCTCGATCGGAACGGGCTTCGGGAAGAGCGGTATACGGAAGCGGGACGCAAAGCGCTGTGTGCGATGGAATATATTTATTTCTCCCGTCCGGACAGCGATCTGAACGGCTCCAACCTGCATTCGGCCCGCAAACGGATGGGCAGCAAGATGGCCCTGGAATCGTTCGTGGATGCGGATGTGGTTACGGGCGTACCGGATTCCAGCATCTCGGCCGCTATCGGTTATGCCGAGCAAACGGGCATTCCTTATGAGCTGGGATTGATCAAGAATAAATACACGGGCCGGACGTTCATTCAACCGAGCCAGGAGCTGCGCGAGCAGGGCGTGAAGATGAAGCTGAGCGCGGTACGGCGTGTGGTCGAAGGCAAACGGGTGGTCATGATTGATGACTCCATTGTACGGGGAACCACGTCCCGTCGGATCGTCAATCTGCTTCGCGAAGCGGGCGCGACCGAAGTGCATGTACGGATTACGTCGCCGCCGTTCAAGAATCCTTGCTTCTACGGCATCGATACGCCGGACCGCAGGGAGCTGATCGCCTCCGAGAAAAGCATCGAGGAAATCTGCCGGGAGATCAACGCGGATTCCTTATCGTTCCTGAGCCCGGAAGGACTCATATCCGCCATTGGCGGTTATGATGAGCACAGCCATAAAGGCGGCTTGTGCATGGCCTGCTTTGACAATGATTACCCGACGCAGATTGATTTTAACGGGGAAGAGAAGATGGGCTGCAGCTGCTGA
- the purM gene encoding phosphoribosylformylglycinamidine cyclo-ligase: MSDTYKQAGVDIAAGNEAVERMKKHVKTTFRPEVMTDLGGFGALFKLNKDQYEEPVLVSGTDGVGTKLKLAFAMDQHDTIGIDAVAMCVNDIVVQGAEPLFFLDYLACDKVIPAKIESIVKGIADGCNQAGCSLIGGETAEMPGMYSEGEYDIAGFTVGIVDKSKMINGSNIAAGDTVIGLASSGVHSNGFSLVRKLLLEDAGYSLQQELPELGGRLGDVLLAPTKIYVKPLLGLLKEIEVKGMAHITGGGFIENIPRMLPDGVNVDIEYGSWPILPIFKLMQEKGNISNKDMFTTFNMGIGMVLVVKEQDADGVLQYLHSAGEEAYVIGRVTEGERLVTFTGAEV; this comes from the coding sequence GTGTCGGATACTTACAAACAAGCAGGCGTAGATATCGCTGCAGGCAACGAAGCGGTAGAGCGGATGAAAAAGCATGTCAAAACGACTTTCAGACCGGAAGTCATGACCGACCTCGGGGGTTTTGGCGCACTGTTCAAGCTGAATAAAGACCAATATGAAGAGCCGGTACTCGTCTCAGGCACGGATGGCGTCGGCACAAAGCTGAAGCTCGCATTCGCGATGGACCAACATGATACCATCGGCATCGATGCAGTAGCGATGTGCGTGAACGATATTGTGGTGCAAGGCGCAGAACCGCTCTTTTTTCTCGACTATTTAGCGTGTGATAAGGTCATTCCCGCCAAAATCGAGTCCATTGTCAAAGGGATCGCTGACGGATGCAATCAAGCAGGCTGTTCCTTGATCGGCGGAGAGACGGCGGAAATGCCAGGCATGTACAGCGAAGGCGAGTATGACATCGCGGGCTTTACCGTAGGCATTGTCGACAAAAGCAAAATGATCAACGGGTCGAATATCGCGGCAGGCGACACGGTGATTGGTCTAGCATCCAGCGGTGTGCACAGCAATGGCTTCTCGCTTGTCCGCAAGCTGCTTCTGGAGGACGCCGGCTACTCCCTGCAGCAAGAGCTTCCGGAACTGGGCGGACGTCTTGGGGACGTGCTGCTCGCACCAACAAAAATTTATGTCAAGCCGCTGCTCGGACTGTTGAAAGAGATCGAAGTAAAGGGCATGGCGCATATTACGGGCGGCGGATTCATCGAGAACATTCCGCGCATGCTGCCGGATGGCGTCAATGTCGACATCGAATACGGCTCTTGGCCGATTCTGCCGATCTTTAAGCTGATGCAGGAAAAAGGCAACATTTCGAACAAGGATATGTTTACGACATTTAATATGGGAATCGGCATGGTGCTTGTCGTTAAGGAACAGGATGCAGACGGGGTGCTTCAATACCTCCACTCCGCAGGCGAAGAGGCTTATGTGATCGGCCGCGTAACCGAAGGCGAGCGTCTCGTAACCTTCACGGGAGCTGAGGTGTAA